A single region of the Brachypodium distachyon strain Bd21 chromosome 3, Brachypodium_distachyon_v3.0, whole genome shotgun sequence genome encodes:
- the LOC100826674 gene encoding calcium-transporting ATPase 7, plasma membrane-type, which produces MECADFLITTGRHRSSLSSAWKPAKQWRKAMNVIRTCHRLARLSILSTGILPRSPSYVAIKIHHDTDSDADADADSSGNGTSKAAVFSVAADDESFKGLVKEKREDCFHRLGGGGGIAAVLGSNAERGIRGDPGDVGRRREAFGVNTHPKPRPKRFLSHVWEALSDVFLIVLLVCAVVSLGFGIKEHGLKDGWYDGVSIFLAVFLVSAVSAVSNHSQAKRFAKLASESDNVSVTVVRNARRQEVSIFELVVGDVVVLKIGDGVPADGVFLEGHGLQVDESSMTGEPHPVEIDAEKNPFLASGVKVVDGYGRMLVTAVGTDTAWGEMMGTLTKEPTDPTPLQERLERLTSAIGKIGVVVAVLVFIVLTARHFTGSTKDEQGKPIFDKGRVTFNAVFSGLVGIFQQAVTIIVVAIPEGLPLAVTLTLAFSMKRMVREHALVRRLSACETMGSVTAICTDKTGTLTLNQMKVTEFWVGTEQPKAPVARAVAGSVVGLLCQGAGLNTTGSVYKPDNVSPPEISGSPTEKALLSWAVEELGMDAHALKRSCEVVQVEAFNSDKKRSGVMVRDKATGAVTAHWKGAAEMVLVNCSMYVDADGAARQLGAEQRRSLQKVINDMAAGSLRCIAFAYKQTNGEQSSKIDDEGLTLLGFVGLKDPCRPEVKAAIEACKKAGVAVKMVTGDNILTARAIANECGIVSGNDPEGIVIEGHEFRAMSPEQQLEIVDRIRVMARSLPLDKLVLVQRLKQKGHVVAVTGDGTNDAPALKEADVGLSMGVQGTEVAKESSDIIILNDNFDTVVTATRWGRCVFNNIQKFIQFQLTVNVAALVINFVSAITTGKMPLSTVQLLWVNLIMDTMGALALATDTPTKALMDRPPIGRTAPLISNAMWRNLMAQAVFQIAVLLALQYRGRDVFGTDDKANGTMIFNAFVLCQVFNEFNAREIEKKNVFAGMLKNRMFLAIIAVTLALQVVMVEVLTRFAGTTRLGLGQWGVCLAIAAMSWPIGWAVKFIPVPDRTLHQILTSRKLS; this is translated from the coding sequence ATGGAGTGCGCTGACTTCTTGATCACCACGGGCCGTCATCGCTCTTCGTTGTCATCGGCGTGGAAGCCAGCGAAGCAATGGCGCAAGGCGATGAACGTGATCCGGACGTGCCACAGGCTGGCGCGCCTCAGCATTCTCTCCACCGGCATCCTTCCGCGCAGCCCCTCCTACGTCGCCATCAAGATCCACCACGACACCGAttccgacgccgacgccgacgctgACTCATCCGGCAATGGCACCTCCAAGGCCGCGGTGTTCTCCgtggccgccgacgacgaaTCCTTCAAGGGCCTtgtcaaggagaagcgcgaggaCTGCTTCCACCGCctgggcggcggaggcggcatcGCGGCGGTGCTGGGCTCCAACGCGGAGCGCGGCATCCGCGGCGACCCCGGCGACGTGGGCCGGCGCAGGGAGGCCTTCGGCGTGAACACGCACCCGAAGCCCAGGCCCAAGAGGTTCCTGAGCCACGTGTGGGAGGCGCTGAGCGACGTGTTCCTGATCGTGCTCCTGGTGTGCGCCGTGGTGTCGCTGGGGTTCGGCATCAAGGAGCACGGGCTCAAGGACGGGTGGTACGACGGCGTCAGCATCTTCCTGGCGGTCTTCCTCGTgtccgccgtctccgccgtcaGCAACCACAGCCAGGCCAAGCGGTTCGCCAAGCTGGCCAGCGAGTCCGACAACGTGTCCGTCACCGTCGTCCGGAACGCACGGAGGCAGGAGGTGTCCATCTTCGAGCTCGTGGTCGGAGATGTGGTGGTCCTCAAGATCGGCGATGGCGTCCCTGCGGACGGGGTGTTTCTGGAAGGGCACGGGCTGCAGGTTGACGAGTCGAGCATGACAGGCGAGCCCCACCCGGTGGAGATCGACGCCGAGAAGAACCCCTTCCTGGCGTCCGGGGTCAAGGTCGTCGACGGCTACGGCCGGATGCTGGTCACCGCTGTGGGCACCGACACGGCCTGGGGCGAGATGATGGGCACCCTCACCAAGGAGCCCACCGACCCGACGCCTCTCCAGGAGCGCCTCGAGCGGCTCACTTCAGCCATCGGCAAGATCGGCGTCGTCGTGGCCGTGCTCGTCTTCATCGTGCTCACCGCGCGCCACTTCACGGGCAGCACCAAAGACGAGCAAGGGAAGCCGATCTTCGACAAGGGACGCGTCACCTTCAACGCCGTCTTCAGCGGTCTCGTGGGGATATTCCAGCAGGCCGTGACCATCATCGTCGTGGCCATCCCCGAGGGGCTCCCGCTGGCCGTGACGCTGACGCTGGCGTTCTCCATGAAGCGGATGGTGAGGGAGCACGCGCTGGTGCGCCGGCTGTCGGCGTGCGAGACCATGGGCTCCGTCACGGCCATCTGCACCGACAAGACCGGCACGCTCACGCTGAACCAGATGAAGGTGACCGAGTTCTGGGTCGGCACTGAGCAGCCGAAAGCCCCCGTGGCGAGAGCCGTCGCTGGGAGCGTGGTCGGCTTGCTGTGCCAGGGAGCCGGGCTCAACACCACCGGCAGCGTGTACAAGCCGGACAACGTGTCGCCGCCGGAGATATCCGGCAGCCCCACGGAGAAGGCGCTGCTGTCGTGGGCCGTGGAGGAGCTAGGCATGGACGCGCACGCGCTCAAGAGGAGCTGCGAGGTGGTTCAGGTGGAGGCGTTCAACTCCGACAAGAAGCGCAGCGGCGTCATGGTCAGGGACAAGGCCACGGGCGCGGTGACCGCGCACTGGAAGGGCGCCGCGGAGATGGTCTTGGTCAACTGTTCAATGTACGTGGACGCGGATGGCGCGGCGCGGCAACTCGGCgcagagcagaggaggagtCTCCAGAAGGTCATCAACGACATGGCAGCGGGCAGCCTCCGGTGCATCGCGTTCGCCTACAAGCAAACCAACGGTGAGCAATCCTCAAAGATCGACGACGAAGGGCTGACATTGCTGGGCTTCGTCGGGTTGAAAGACCCGTGCCGGCCAGAGGTGAAGGCCGCCATTGAAGCTTGCAAGAAGGCTGGCGTGGCCGTCAAGATGGTGACCGGCGACAACATCCTCACAGCCCGCGCGATCGCCAACGAGTGCGGCATCGTGTCCGGCAACGACCCCGAGGGCATCGTCATCGAGGGGCACGAGTTCCGCGCCATGTcgccggagcagcagctggagaTCGTGGACAGGATCCGCGTCATGGCGCGGTCGCTGCCGTTGGACAAGCTGGTTCTGGTGCAGCGGCTGAAGCAGAAGGGTCACGTGGTGGCCGTGACAGGGGACGGCACCAACGACGCGCCGGCGCTCAAGGAGGCGGACGTCGGGCTGTCGATGGGCGTCCAGGGCACGGAGGTGGCCAAGGAGAGCTCCGACATCATCATCCTCAACGACAACTTCGACACGGTGGTGACGGCCACGCGCTGGGGCCGCTGCGTCTTCAACAACATCCAGAAGTTCATCCAGTTCCAGCTCACCGTCAACGTGGCGGCGCTCGTCATCAACTTCGTGTCGGCCATCACGACGGGCAAGATGCCGCTGTCCACCGTGCAGCTCCTGTGGGTGAACCTCATCATGGACACCATGGGCGCGCTGGCGCTGGCCACGGACACGCCCACCAAGGCGCTCATGGACCGCCCCCCCATCGGCCGCACGGCGCCGCTCATCAGCAACGCCATGTGGCGCAACCTCATGGCGCAGGCCGTGTTCCAGATCGCCGTGCTGCTGGCGCTCCAGTACAGGGGCCGCGACGTCTTCGGCACCGACGACAAGGCCAACGGCACCATGATCTTCAACGCCTTCGTGCTCTGCCAGGTGTTCAACGAGTTCAACGCAAGGGAGATCGAGAAGAAGAACGTCTTCGCCGGGATGCTCAAGAACAGGATGTTCCTCGCCATCATCGCCGTCACGCTCGCCCTGCAGGTGGTCATGGTGGAGGTGCTCACCAGGTTCGCCGGCACCACGAGGCTGGGCTTGGGCCAGTGGGGCGTCTgcctcgccatcgccgccatGTCGTGGCCCATCGGCTGGGCCGTCAAGTTCATCCCCGTGCCGGACCGGACTCTCCACCAGATCCTCACAAGCCGGAAACTCTCATGA